The genomic segment aaaataacaaaaacacttACCTGAATCATCCTAAGATAGACCACCTAACCCGTGACCCAAGTTATGATACTGGGATAACCTGGGCATACTATATCTCCAGATCTTGACCACCAAATGAGGTGATTGGAAATAAAGCAATgggtttttcaattcaaaaactcattttaaatctattttaatcttaaatttacCTTTAGAATCTTGATAAATTGCTCTTAGCCAAAACACTTTAAAAGTGCtctaaaattgcaaaattaagtCGTCTTTTTTTCTCAACCTTGGTATGCTTTTCTTGACAAGATGGAGGGCTTAAAACATCCCAGTGCGACTTCTCTCGTGAAATCAAACCTTTTGACACTAAGAacaataattttagttattgGGTCATGGACAAATGATTAGTTTCTCTCTCACTGGGTCGTTTTCCATCGATTTTCTATCTCTTCTCTCTATCCCAAGGattaaaatgcaagaaaaataaagttatagatcaaaatataaaaaataacaaaaaataaggattaaaaatgaaaattaaaaactctagggactaaaaatgttaaaaacatgtctccaataaaattgaaaaaaaaagaataagaggcTAGGAATTTTTTGTAGtgttaattttgattcttaaagtttttattatattaataaaaaaaattaaattaaattttgctaAATGTTTAACATTGATTTAATTGcaaatttctttttcaacatTTTAAGACATCCTTATTAAGCTACCTTGCACCTCAaatgtatttcatttttttttaagaatatttatttagaaCACCCTTACTTATTTGGACATCgtgattttttctattaagtGTGTGTTTAGTAATGTAATACagagtgtttttaaaaaataatttttaaatagaaaatatattaaaataatattttttagatttttttatttttaatattatcatatcaagactataaaaaacacataaaaaacattttttttttcaaataataaatagtttgaaaaatattttaaaaaataaattataaaaaaaaaacctcccaGAATCTATTCCCAGTGCCAGTGGAGAAGAGTGGTACATAGGCACAGAAGAGGCAAGCGCTAGCGTTGTCTGTCTCCAACCTGGCACATGTCAATAGAGAATTTTCCCAAATTCctccaataaataaaaaacaccactgttttgttttgcttccaGATCCGAGCCaaataacaaatatactaaTAGATGGGTGTTCTACTGTAGCTCCCGTTATATTTTTCAaggtgacttttttttttcttcgcataaaaatttacttgtttttaaaccaatgctatttttatttttatttttatttttattttttttatatagtgccTTCGGTAATATGGATCTGTTTGAAGGGCATTTTAAttgattcaatatatttataaacaatattataattaaaatacccCTGGGtgtgaaaaaataaaggattttgGGTAGGGTATGTCTTATATACAATAGAATTACACATATACTcttgaatctaaaaaatttaattccttGGGGTCACAGGTGTTATGGTCTttcaatcacaatttttttttgttaattattagttcAGTAAAGGGTAGTTATATAAtcaatcattaaaataatatttttagtttgaaaaaactATTAGCATGTATAATGTATGTGTCAACACGTTGGAGTTACCCTCGCACTTTGGGAGACGCGTGTGACAATTCCAGGTGCTAGAAAATGAGCTTTCGTCTTCTCTTGTTATTCCTCATTGTCTCCTCTTCCATTTAGAGTAGTGTGTGGTGTCCAGATGTTACTGGTTTATCACTggtaaccctttttttttgttctatagTAGAATTACCCATGTACTCCTAGATCcaagaaatttaattcattggAGTTAGGGGTATTATGGTCTTTTAGCaacgatttttttatttgttagtttgGCCAAGGGTAACTACGTAATTGaccattaaaacaatatttttaatttgaaaaagttGGGGGCACGTGCAGTGGACGCGCCAATGCTTTGGAGCTGTCAGAGCATTTTGGATAGCGCGTGCAGCGGCTCCATGtgctaaaaaataagtttttaccGTCTCATGTTATTCTTTGTCGTCTTCTCTTCCATTTGAAGTGGCACATGGTGTCCAAATGTTACTGGTTTATCATTTGAgagtctttctttgttttttttttctctctttaattttcCCTCTTAACCCGATAAATACACTATGGTCCCCATTGTTATTTGTATTTCAGATATTGTCCtttagttttgatttctttattgttttcttttttttttgttaaagttttgttgtttttcaatttaacccttactTTATACAAAATAATGCTTTTGATTCGATGcttctacttttaatttttaatttttatcatttatctttttgttaagtttttatggtttttaattttattctttgtagtttttgttttttcaacaataaaaataattttaatttggaacctcttctttatatttttattgtttttcttgattttttttaattaaagtttttttaatttttaattttatcttttaaattatttatattgatgTTATGAACAAGGCTAGTGAACAACTAACCACAGTATCCGTGTGAACTCAACCTCCTTTCCTTTATTTAAGTTAACCCATCATGATTAACACTCTCGTAAAATCCTAAACCCACACCCTACACACGCCTTTCAGAAGAACACCACCCTCCCTCCTCTTCTGCTATTTCTACTCTTGAAGAGAACGTGAAAAGAAACCTCACTTTGCCTCTCATTTATGTGATTATGTCTTCTGTCTGATCCTAAAACCCCCACGATCCTTTGTCCTCCCCTTTTCAATCTGAATTCAGGTACTTCTACTTCTTCACTCTGATTTCAACTCTATCATGAATGCATTACTTTCTGATAGATGTTAAACGTGTACTGTCTGAGTTTGTTACcgcattttcttggttttttttcaccGTCTGCATGCACGTGCTACTAGTTTCTTGTTGCTCCtttaaggaaagaaaattttGCTTTTTCATGAACTGGATTCTGGGTTGTTTCTGATTGGATATTTCCAGTTTGGGGCtctcagatttttaaaatttgttaagCTTTTTTATTCATAGTTATTTGATCTCAATGTTAACTAAAGATGGAACCTTTAGATCTGCTTTCATCTTAACTGTTAGAAACTCATGTTGGGTTTAAGCTGTTTCATGTGACGTGGGTACTATTTATCTGATATTTCTGTTTCTTGTTTGGATTTTCagttaatcaaatcaaattataaatctaTTGGCTTTATAATGACTGGAGATACGGATAACAAGTTCTTGAATGTGGGTCTACTCATTATAGCCACTCTACTAGTGGCCAAGCTCATCTCTGCACTTATAATGCCCAGATCTCAAAAGCGCTTGCCTCCTGTTATGAAGGGATGGCCTTTGATTGGAGGGCTCATTCGGTTCCTTAAAGGTCCTATTGTGATGCTTCGCGAAGAGTACCCAAAACTTGGCAGTGTGTTTACTGTGAATTTAGTTAATAGGAAGATCACTTTCTTGATTGGCCCTGAGGTGTCTGCGCATTTCTTCAAGGCTTCGGAAGTCGACTTGAGCCAGCAGGAGGTGTATCAGTTCAATGTGCCTACTTTTGGTCCTGGTGTCGTGTTTGATGTGGAGTACTCCATTAGGCAAGAGCAGTTTCGGTTCTTCACAGAGGCTTTAAGAGTGAACAAACTCAAGGGATATGTGGACCAGATGGTGGTAGAAGCAGAGGTGAGCAAGTTTATTGATCTGTCAgctgtttctgttttttactATTTACTTTCAACGCTATCAGTTCTTGTGTGTCCGAGTTTCATTGACAACCCATTTCTTTGATGCTGGCTATTTAAACACGGAAAGTTGCTGTGGGTTTTAAATTCAAGTCTGATGACCATGCTTCCATCCATCATTCTAGAGAATCATCATTGAATACTCGTCTTGTTCAGTACAGTTTGCATAATGTTACATTAGATTTTTACCCATGTATGTTTCTAGAACAATCAAGCTGCGCTCATGATGTGGGAATTCGTGGTTCTAAtcattttatcatcattttgaaACTGGCAGGATTACTTCTCAAAATGGGGAGACAGTGGGGTGGTAGACTTAAAGTATGAGCTTGAGCATCTGATCATTTTGACAGCCAGTAGATGTCTACTTGGACGAGAAGTGCGTGATAAGCTTTTTGATGATGTGTCTGCTCTATTCCATGACCTTGACAATGGAATGCTCCCAGTTAGTGTTTTATTCCCATACTTGCCCATCCCGGCTCATCGCCGCCGTGACCGGGCCCGCAAGAAGCTTGCAGAAATCTTTGCAAGTATCATAAATTCTCGTAAGCTTGCCAGCAAATCAGAGAATGACATGTTGCAGTGCTTCATTGATTCAAAGTATAAAGATGGTCGCCCAACAACCGAGTCTGAGATCACAGGCTTGCTCATTGCTGCTCTCTTTGCTGGGCAGCACACCAGTTCCATCACCTCTACATGGACTGGAGCCTATCTTCTGCGACACAATGAATACCTATCTGCTGTACTGGAGGAGCAGAAGAACCTGATGAAAAAGCACGGGAACAAGGTTGATCATGATATTTTATCCGAGATGGATGTCCTGTATCGGTGCATCAAGGAAGCCCTTAGACTCCATCCTCCACTAATTATGCTTCTACGGAGCTCACACAGTGACTTCAGTGTGACAACACGAGATGGGAAAGAATATGACATCCCAAAGGGCCACATTGTCGCAACATCTCCTGCATTTGCTAACCGGCTTCCTCATGTCTTCAAGGACCCAGATAGCTATGATCCCGACAGATTTGCTTGTGGGAGAGAAGAAGACAAAGCAGCAGGGgcattttcatatatttcttttggAGGTGGCAGGCACGGGTGTCTCGGTGAACCATTTGCTTACTTGCAGATAAAAGCAATATGGAGTCATTTGCTGAGGAATTTTGAACTGGAGCTCATATCTCCTTTCCCTGAGATAGACTGGAATGCAATGGTCGTTGGTGTGAAAGACAAGGTAATGGTGCGTTACAAGCGGCGTGAGCTTTCAGTAAATTAGGGGAGCAATTTCTGTAGATTGACTTTTCGCTATCTgtgctttgttttatttgttccCGGTGGTTGTTGCaaggttttgtttgatttataacTGCCCGAACTTGGGTTTTAGACCTGTGTTATGCTAGTAATCCAGGTTGAGTTTTTCATAAGCAATGAAATAGGTCAGCGATCACTCTGGATGTGGATAGTCTTTGGTTTTTGCACTGCCGCAATGACACCAATAATTAGTCTTTGCTTAGCCAGTTTGGCAGAAGGCCCTACCGTATCGTCTTCCACAACACAAAGCGAGCGGAAATTACGCTCTCAAGTCTCAATTACAACATTAAGAACGTGTCAGCATTTGACAAATCAAATGTTCCAACAGTCGAGTAGTAAAGCATTCAATAATTCAGTCTTGTAGTCTTGACATGTGTAAATCACCAGAATGGGAGGACTGTGATACAGGGTGATTATGCAATTATTTATGTCCTGGAATTTCCAATTGAAGCAGCAGAAATCAAACAATGAAGACTCATCCATGTTCACAGCTAGCAATGCAATTCTATCTTTCGCCAAAAATACCTTGGCAATGATGGTGCACAAATAAAAACCAGATAGAAAAAGAACCTTCTCGAGGAACAAGGTGGTCAAATTCAAAACTTCCTTTCAGATTTTGATGTGGATATacagtaatatatatattgacctCTATTTCAATACCCAAAAGAACAAAATCTAACCCGAATGTTTGACGGCAATAGTGGAATACGTACACCCTGACAGGGGAATCAGCTCGGAGTTAGCCTGGGATCACTTTAAGGAGTTCAATATCGAACAGCAAAGTTTTGTCTATCAGCCCTTGGTTCCTCAACACAAAATCCAAGGCTCGTTGACCCTGCCGAATacaatcatttttcattttagaatCATATATAAACTGCAAACAAGCGACAGCAATTTCACTTGAGCATTACCGAAAATGTTGTTGGTCTTGGCCCACTCTTGTTGTAGTCATTCTCAGGATATCCTAATTCTGGGGGCACAATGATCCTGCATCGCTGTGAAGCATACTGTGAAATTTGCAAACACACTTCCAAAGATTGAAacgttaatatattttattcatggCAAATTTATGTAATAGAGAACTTCAAACATAACAAAGGCTATATCCTTGAGAAAAGCAGACGCAGCACCTTCTAATGCCACCAGGAGCCATTCCTGAAACAGCTTCTTCAAAAGCAGGTATAACCTGAATGCTCAAGAACCCAATCAATCTCATCAGCGAGGCATCAGAATTGATATTTGATGACATAGTCCCTAACTTTCCATTTGAAACATCTATGCAGATGCACTACCCAACCCAATTAAATATTCCAGTCCTATGAATGTAAAGGACAAACTATTGACAGATACTCTGAAAACAAGTGGATTAGAGACAGGTGTGTAAGCGAACCGAGATAACTACTTGGAGGAAagttaaatttgaaaatgattGGTTATGAAGAAAAGATGTTCATTCTCAATTCCATTAAGTCTGAtctacaaaatcaattttttttatacaaacgAGAAAGGATATGCTACCTCTCTGGATCCTAGTCTGAATTTGAAGAAGTCCTTGTCATCTCCCTGCAGATCAAGAGGTCACAGAACATTGATAAAGCTAATCGAGTCCTTGAACTCCAGAATGAGGAGAAAGCATCTCATACCTCAAAGGAGCCACCTTTTGTCTTGTTTCGAGCTTCAAATATGCGACCATAGTATCCTATGGTGTAACCATCCCAATCGACCTAAAACGAATTCATGATTCATAAACTACTTGAACTACACTGATCagaaagaagaaaaccaaaTTTGTTGTTAACTCGCAGCATATGATACTCGTAATTCATCTTATAGTTAAAACTGGTGAGCATCATAGCTGTTTGAAGCATGATTATTGTGAACAACTAAATTTATTGTAGTTTAGTTATTTTGACTATCACTTGAGCATTTACAAGTATCTCTCAGGCTTTCCTAACAGAGAATAGGAGCCTCTTTGTTTGCTGTTTTTGAAAATTCTCCATGTACTCCAAACTTCAGctacataaattataatatataaatttcctGTGCTTCATTCAGATTATGAAGAAACTAAATCATCTAAAATCCAAAAGTCTATTGCCCCAATTACTTGGATTCAAATTAGGCCAGCCAAGAAAACTATGCCAAGCTTTAAATTCTTGCACACCGCCAAAGAAACTTACTACAACTGTCTCTCCCATCTTAGGCAAGGGACCATTTCCTGCTCGCAAGTCCTGCACACCTTTTCATTTTAGAATTTGAATGCATAACTAAACTAACCATGTgcattcataaatataaaagataaaattagaaacatTTACTGTCCAATAAATGACCTTATACTGAAGACCTGATTCTGTTTCTGTGTAGTCCGGATACCGCATTTTTGTTTTGCCATAATCCTTCCCCCTGAGAGCTGGCACTGCATGCCCAGAAAAACATGGTCAAGAGTAATTCTATTACAGTTGTTATatgtctctctgttttttttttttttaccggaaCAATTTCACATTACTCTGCCATCCACAGTAGCACTACATGGTTTTAAAACTGGGATTGCAACCATAGCATTGCAGGTTCAAGTCTTGAGAACAAATTGGATAGCAATCTCTTATTATTAGCTATCTACACCAACAAGGGTTCAAGTAATGAAACAAGCAATACATTATATATGCGATTCTTGCTCCCTCACAAATGTATGGTGTAAACTTGGATGTGCGAATTGTTGTAAAGATTAGAATGTGAAAAGTTGATTCTCTCCTATAGGAGGAAGTGGGAAGGCAGTAGTCTAAAACATAGCGAAGAAAAGGATAGTTCATTGAACAGTTTATTGATAATAGCAACGCTCAACTGTCCAGAATACAGTGATGACAAACCAAACTCATTGAGACTAGCCTTTATTGATGCAGTTAACAAACAACTCCCCGGAAGTTTCTAGACAAACATCAGCACGAAGCAAGGATCAATTTTGTCCATAATATAGCAGAAACACACATAAATAAAACCCATAAATGCAAGAAAGGAAGGGACATCGTGAGATGAGATTACTGTCAGTGAATTCGGCTGCCATAGCTGCAGCATctttatttgaagaagaatGCTGCAGAGCTGCTCCGGCCAGTAACCCAACAGATAACATTATAACTTGTCTTCTCTCGATGACCCCGGCacattttttaatacaaacatCTACGAGTCAAATTGCATCAAAAGATAAGAGTGAGGAGAGGGTTTTTCAAGATTTCCATCGAAATTAAATTAGAGAGGAGAATTAACCTGGATGATGAGAAGTTAGAGTTGCAATCGGTCTGCAACATCTCTGAAACAACAATTTTATCGTcacttttaaaattgaagtgaaattaaaaagacagACAAATAGAGGGATGAAGACGTACTGTGGATGTTGAAGCTCTTCCAGGGGACTGGAATGGAATTCCAAGAGTTGAAATGGAGGCCATTAATGTACAAGTTTCCAGTCAGAGAGGGAGACAGATAGAGAGAGTGATATGAGTCGCGGGAAGATAACAGCCTCAGTTTTTTCTACGagtataaaagaagaagaagagaccaCCGTGTTGCGAGTTTTATGTCGACCGGCTATTAGTatcttgttaattattttatattattcactTTGAATAAATATACAAAGATATACATTCTAGGTGCctatagttttattattttcgaTGGATAAtaagttttatatgttttctttatttaagtacatctaaaaaaataactaatagttATCGCTAATTAATCTATGAAaatcataattcttttttttatgttgttgcaTTTTGTTCGGCCCACCACGGCTAAATCCATATTTTTAGCTTTTACATGTGATTgatagttaaaataattttttatttatattttacattaacatattaaaattataaaaagtattagtttaatgttttttaaataagatattctaaaa from the Populus nigra chromosome 1, ddPopNigr1.1, whole genome shotgun sequence genome contains:
- the LOC133680593 gene encoding sterol 14-demethylase — protein: MTGDTDNKFLNVGLLIIATLLVAKLISALIMPRSQKRLPPVMKGWPLIGGLIRFLKGPIVMLREEYPKLGSVFTVNLVNRKITFLIGPEVSAHFFKASEVDLSQQEVYQFNVPTFGPGVVFDVEYSIRQEQFRFFTEALRVNKLKGYVDQMVVEAEDYFSKWGDSGVVDLKYELEHLIILTASRCLLGREVRDKLFDDVSALFHDLDNGMLPVSVLFPYLPIPAHRRRDRARKKLAEIFASIINSRKLASKSENDMLQCFIDSKYKDGRPTTESEITGLLIAALFAGQHTSSITSTWTGAYLLRHNEYLSAVLEEQKNLMKKHGNKVDHDILSEMDVLYRCIKEALRLHPPLIMLLRSSHSDFSVTTRDGKEYDIPKGHIVATSPAFANRLPHVFKDPDSYDPDRFACGREEDKAAGAFSYISFGGGRHGCLGEPFAYLQIKAIWSHLLRNFELELISPFPEIDWNAMVVGVKDKVMVRYKRRELSVN
- the LOC133680601 gene encoding peptidyl-prolyl cis-trans isomerase FKBP19, chloroplastic isoform X2, which encodes MASISTLGIPFQSPGRASTSTRCCRPIATLTSHHPDVCIKKCAGVIERRQVIMLSVGLLAGAALQHSSSNKDAAAMAAEFTDMPALRGKDYGKTKMRYPDYTETESGLQYKDLRAGNGPLPKMGETVVVDWDGYTIGYYGRIFEARNKTKGGSFEGDDKDFFKFRLGSREVIPAFEEAVSGMAPGGIRSVFANFTVCFTAMQDHCAPRIRIS
- the LOC133680601 gene encoding peptidyl-prolyl cis-trans isomerase FKBP19, chloroplastic isoform X1 — its product is MASISTLGIPFQSPGRASTSTRCCRPIATLTSHHPDVCIKKCAGVIERRQVIMLSVGLLAGAALQHSSSNKDAAAMAAEFTDMPALRGKDYGKTKMRYPDYTETESGLQYKDLRAGNGPLPKMGETVVVDWDGYTIGYYGRIFEARNKTKGGSFEGDDKDFFKFRLGSREVIPAFEEAVSGMAPGGIRRIIVPPELGYPENDYNKSGPRPTTFSGQRALDFVLRNQGLIDKTLLFDIELLKVIPG